The Denticeps clupeoides chromosome 10, fDenClu1.1, whole genome shotgun sequence DNA window aactgccaaggtgccactgatgtccccttgagcaaagtaccgtccctcacacactgttccccgggcacctttcgtggctgcccactgctcacaaggtgatgggttgaattcatcgtgtgcaccatgtgctgtgcttgctgtgtatcactcaCTCACAATGTCAATTGCCACTGCCAATTGCAAAagttttggttttaaaatgtcattcatttaatttcatgttttaaataaCAATATGCAGCAGCattgtttttcatattattgGTGTACAGCAACAAAGAATCAGCATATTTGAGTTGAGGAAGAGTCATGATATTTGGCTACATGTCGCAGATGCAAGGCTGATACTCCAAACTCTCGTACTTCAGAACCAGAGATAGCTCGCTTTCTAAATTGTTTTACACTTCGGACAATCTATTACGCACACAGCCATATCTAGAAGGATAGTAAAAAAACCTTCCAATGTCATTATACCCATAAGAAGGACAAGGATACACTGTTACACCAATAAGAAACACTACATTATTCCCTACAACCTTGAGTATGTCACATAAAGTAAATATATCAAAATGTGGGCTTGTCAGATCATGTTTGAAGATGAGACATTACACTTCCTGTGGCTTCTTCACAAACTTACTAAGTGTCCTCCTAAAATGTCACACCCACCCACTTTGTCACACCCAACCCATGCAACATAACTGAGGCTATAAGGGGGTTGAGTGACAATCACCATTCACAACGCCTGTCAggtaaacaataaaataaatatacttgggctttttctgtttttacatgggcaaaaatatatataaaaatgataaaacctGACACAAGAAGAGGTTACAAAAAACTGGATTGCCTTAGCTGTTGAAAGGCCGAACAGATCAGTTGCATTTCTGGTGGGTGGGGGACTATAAATAGCAGAACGGAATAAGGGCTTCTTTATGAAAGCCGCACATTTCCCTGTTGTAGGAAGCAGACCAGAGCAAGAGCCTCTCACGGCACCGACTGGAAGAGGGCAGGGTTGAGTACTCCAAAATAATTttgtacattatttatttgtgaggTATTAaactttatattatatataaataatattacagtatattataCAATTTTGATATGTTGCACTGATATGAGtcttttgcttttattgtttaacacaaatatacacatttaactCATGTAAAGTCATGGTAGATTATTACGTATTCATGTGctgattttcttttaatatttcaatGAAGAAATGTTATATTAAATTAGATAATGATAAGCGAAGTGATCGACAGCATCCGGCTTAGATTGATCAGGTTTCCAAAATCCACTCATGAGATAAATAACTTGTTATGGCCCAAAGCGAACCCCACATGAAGATACACAGTCTTACCAAACAGCAGGCTGTTTAAAAAGGCGCAGCCAGTTCCTCCTGGTCATTTTGGGTTGCGTGCCACCACCTCCCAAAGACTCCAGAGTTATGATGGGCCCTGAATACAGATGAATACATATACAGGATtacaaaaacaagcaaacaaaataACTTATTGTTTTAGGACGTGGTAAGAATATGTAAAGGTTTGCCCATAATGTATTTGAATATGCGACCTGGTTTGAATAACCTTCATTTCATCTGAATAAGAGACAGACGCATTTAAATTTAGTCTCTCGCCTCTCATTTTCGGTTTATAAGATTGTGTATCTCATACAGACACAATAACAATTGTAGCCTGCCAACTACGCATAAATACGTATTCCCTTCATTCATCTCTTTACCTTCTCCTTTCAGGAGGTACTTCCACATGCAGTAGGCCCAGAGGAGCGCCAGGAAGCCAGAGACGTAAAACACGCTTTCCCAGCTGTACATATCCAGCATCAACGAGCCCGCCCCTCCAATCACAAGAGTCCTGAAAACAAGGAAGCAATAACGGGAGCTTATCAGTCAGATTTTATGATGATTAAACAGGAACTATATTCACCTTTTGTCTGTTATTTTTGTGTCACAGTCCCACATCTCAGTACTACAATTTAAGAGATTGCTGTTCTGGATGGGGCACTTTTAAGAGACATTCACCTACTAGTTCTTCAGCCATTCCAACATTGCTTTGGTCTTGTGCATGGGATTCCAGGCTTAATGCTATTTCCTTATCCTTAAGCACACTATGTCATGTGCTTGTCCTGTGCTTTGATATATTCTTCCAAATGGAGCTTAGACTAGGAGGTCAGAGGAGGGGAATCAAGCCTCCACTATTATACTGTATTATACTGTGTGATATGGAAAATGTACATATTCTTCCAAATGGAGCTTAGACTAGGagactgacttttttttccaatataGATTCAACATTTGCGTTCAACATTTTGAGTTATTCTTTAACCAAGATCAGAAGAGTACTAAAGGTAAAATTCTTACCCCAAATATGAGCCACTTCCTACGGTGCTCATGAGGAAGCCCCTCTcactctccaccaccttctGTGAGCACAGACTTGCCAGGGAGGGGTAATGCACTCCTGAATTTGGGCAAGAAAAACAATAGTTTGTCAACATgaacacactctacacacatcCAGACAACCTCAGTACTCTGTAACACGTCTTTAGACGCAGTAACCCTGGTTATGTTTACAGAACGCCAGCTGATGTGATGATGAAACCATCATGGTTGGGAAGATTAGCACCCTAGGGAGCAACGCACCACTGAAAACACCCACGGCCAATCATTAACCCTGACAGCAGTGCATGACAAACACTGGATTCCCACAGCAAGACTATTCAACTGTGAACCCCCTCAAAGCcacgagaaaaaaaagttttcttgaaaGACAGCGTCTGTGTTTGTGCTTCAGTGAGGCATCACACAACTGCTTCAAGATTGGCCTTCACCCTACAGGCTAGAAAATACACTACCCTCCCCCCCCTGCTATTGTGTTGCTCTTCTGGCATCTGCTGACAACGTCAGACATAAACTGTTCCCACCTGGTCATGAGTGCGGCCATTTCACGGCGCCGCTCACACGCGCCCTGCAAACATACCCCCAGCAAGCCCTCACCCTGGAGAAGCCCGACGAGAAAGCGGCCCAGCGTCAAGGAGATGATGGGCTGGGAGCTAAAGTGTGCCAGGACCGGGGTGAAGGCCGTCATGGCTCCCCAGGCTGCCGCCGACAGCAGCATCACCTTCTCGCCCCCTACCCTGCGAGAGAGAAGCACAAGGTCAGAGGAGGGGAATCAAGCCTCCACTATTATACCGTATTATACTGTGTGATACGGAAAATGTACATGGTATGCAATGTatacatgaaatattaaaatttacatttacgccatttatcagacgcccttatccagagcgacttacaatcagtagttacagggacagtccccccctggagacactcagggttaagtgtcttgctcagggacacaatggtagtaagtgggatttggacctgggtcttctggttcataggcgagtagtgttacccaccaggctactaccagcctagtTGCAACCATAATGactatttttacatattttatccTATTTTTTTCCAGAGTGAATATGAGTCCATTCAAGTTCTTTTCAAGGGAAAACTACACCAGTGATTACATTGCTTTTCCCAtattcacatttcacacaaatcATATAAAAGTTAGGGTAACAGCACGGTGATGAGTTGACAGACAAGTCGGACTGGTCCTCGTAATGAAACCGGACGTTGAGGAGGGACAATAGAGATAAGTTGACATTAGCATGCAAATAGCAGGAACAAAAGGTAAACATACAATTAAGCACCAAGGTCAACCACCAGCCAGGATGTGACAACAAACCAAGAAGGATTTAAGGCGGTGGCGTCAGCAAGCAGACAATGCAGCTGAGAAAGTGACAGATGGAGATGAGAAGAGCGATACCGAACTCCGTTCTGGGGTTGCGCTGCCGGTCCTGCGAGTCAAAGAATGTAGCCAGGCAACGCAGGACGGGTTAAACGCAAGAGATAGCATGTAATTCAGGAATCAAAACGTCGTTCATTCCAATGACATACGtttaaatattcaatattcaagtGGAGTGAAAAAAATTCTTataaatggtggtagtagcctagtgggttagacactcgcctatgaaccagaagacccaggttcgaatcccacttactaccattgtgtccctgagcaagacacttaacccttagttgctccagggggggactgtccctgtaactacagattggaagtcgctctggataagggggtctgataaatgctgtaaatgaaaatgtaaatgaaaacacacacatctaattAGCAGCAAAAGTCATTTGACTCCATCTGACAGCCTGAATGATTCTGATTAGGCCTAAATAAATTCACGTGATGCCCTGTCACACATCCACCTCCACGTGAACTTTActgcagagggggaaaaaggcCCGTCAGAACAACACAAGCTGACCTGTCGCTGACGTAGCCACCGATGACCTGCGTGAAGCAGTAGCCCCAGAAGAAGCTGCCGAGCGCCATGCCCGACTCCTTCTTGCTCCACTTGAACTGGTCGGCCATGGTGACCGCGCAGATGGGCATGGCCACTCGGGCACAGTACAGCAGGCAGGTGCCCAGCAGGAGGACGGCCGTCCATATCCGCGCCACAGGTCTGTGGAGGACGGGGGGACAAGAAAGTGTCACCACCACAAtcaaataactttttgcataaaaaaaaaggtatccTTTTGTGTGCTGTTTGTAAGAGCCCCGCTactgaaacatttattaatgtcGATATGAAAATCAGCGCtcaataaaaaccttttcaAAAACACACGTCATCCAACACGCAGCGGGACGTTTGGCGACAACGTGTCCATTACCAAAACCAAGCGAAGCGGGTCGTTTAGAAGAGTTGTGAAGTTAAGGCGTCTCACCGCGGCCAGTAAGAAGTTGCCTCGGCCCGCTTCTTCTGCGAATGCGCCCCGACCGGGCCGAAGCTGTCCGGGTCGCCCTCTCTGAGACTTGCCAGGTCTGAGCCGGAGTTCTTgccatgtttttgtaaaattgcCATTCAACGGGAGTCGTGCGGACGGCGCTCGGCGGCTCGGCTGCTCACTGGCTCGGTCGCGACGGCATCATCCCCGTCCTCCTTCCCGACGACGTCCGAGCCACCAGCGGGACGGATTCCACGGAgccggaggtgtgtgtgtgtgtgtgtgtgtgtgtgtgtgtgtgtgggacggGCTCGAGAAGTGCCTCCTTCCCCCAACCTTGTTCCTGAACTGATTCTAATCCACGTGTCcgttttcccccctccctccttcggCCACGCAGTTCCTCCTGCCGCCGGCGGCTTCGATCAGGAAGTAGCGCGACTCCGAAGCGGCCGAGTCCCGGACCTCCCACCGGGCCCGACGCGTCCTTCATAATGACCCGCACGGACCTCAACGTGCATCCTCCACGTGTCTGTTTTTCCGCTTTTACGACACGGACGCCTCGGTACTGCTGCTCCTTTAAGTAACTGCGGCATCTGGATCCTGCCGCTTTGAGCCAATGGCGTCGCGAGAGACGGTGCCGGTCCATCActcgcccttgtccagagccaCTTACCACCAGTACTCacagggagcaacttagggttacgaGTCCATCTCGGGGACACCATGGTAGGGCGtggtgtttgaaagtgaagtgattgtcattgggaaacactgcagcatagcagtgaaaagtgtccttggtgagcagtgggcagccaggacaggcgcccagggaccagtgtgtggggacggtgcgttgctcGATGGCACtttggcaaccttccgattacgggcccGATTCcttacccactcggctactaccaccccttagaTTCTGATCATCTCATAACAGCAGTCATAAAGCACTACTAAACATGAGGAACGGCACGTAACAGCAGCTACTTCGTGTGTGGTAACTACCGgattattttactgtatttatgtacACCTACAGTGAAGATAAATGTTTGAGATCACAGAAACATTCTTCAAACAAACTTAACAGAAAAGAGTCATAATAGACACATTTGTCAGAAATCGTATTTAATCAACCTCCTGTAGAGAAACCACCTCTGAAAAAAAGTGACGTAAATAAGAAGAAAGTGACTCATGTTATTGTGTTAATGAAAATTCTGGAACAAATTGAGcagaaaaaagcaaaataaaggTCAATGCAACAACACCTTTATAAATATACACAGGGTAGATGCTCCGCTTATCAACCCCCAATAAGACGCTTATAAAAAAATTTGCAATCTGCAAAACAAAAGGTTGACGGGTATCCTCGTTCTTCAAAACATTCAATGCACTGTCCATTCTGACCTCGAGAGTACTGCTTGTTTTACAGCGCTTAACATCAAGTATCAGTGGACCTGCATCATTAAAAGCCTAATTTAGGCTCATTAGTAGTCTACCCGTTCTGTAAAATGTCTTTACATTTCCCCAgaaacagcattaaaaataGGCAGCAAACAGTGGAACTTGCCCAGTTCGTGACATGTTCTAAAGAGATACCAAACCTTACATAATGTCATTCCTTTCAATTCAGCAAGTCactttagagaaaaaaaaataaagataatcCAGTCTCTACAACTTGCACGCAACTCAAAGTCTCTGTATAATATTCAGGATCCAGCTGCTGCAACTGAAAATGGGAAGCAAAAAGGGGTCCGTGTTGGTTCCTGTGGTATACAAGCACAAATAATGCAGGGTTTTCTTTTCACTTGGGGTCCTCGATGGTCCCTTTGCTGAGGTCTGTCATTTTGGggtacttcactttcttttggtCCAGTTCGCTTTGGGCCCACAGCAGAAGTTTCAGAAGCTTTGCCAGTTTGGGTGTTGATTCCCTATTCTCATAATCCAAGACAGCTTGGTTCACTTCGCTCCAAACCTGTTAAAGATAAACAATATGGAAAGAAGTAAGAtgatttaaataacatttaagttaaatttatggactttttttttttttggttgatacACTCGACAACCTGACGGATGAATGGCAGAATTAACGAAAGAaagtaaaaatatgaataataacaaataaaaaaaagggatgtATTTATTGCGCAAGATTTCATAGTATACCCAGGAATTAATATTGAAATGATTCAGTGAAATATATCACGTGCTGTGCAATAAAATGTTATGAACATCCAGGATGGATGAGAGGTAAGATGACATAACCCACTAACCCATGAGGATTTCAAATACAAGATTTCTGGCAAGTGACCTTAAGCACATTTTGTAGTTTTATCTGAGTAGCTCAGACTATTTATAACTTTAGGACTTATAACATCAGCAGATAGGACTCGTACAAAGGCTACACGAGAGACTTTTTACATCAGTATCATTAGTATAACGTAATCACCAGAAAAATATAACCTTGGTACTTTCACACCAAACCACACATCCGGTAAAGCGATTAACAAATAAACTGTGAGAGTTACATGATTATTACGTTTATTATGTTTATGAATGTATGTGTCCAGATGAATAATTTCGTACTTTTTGCCGCTGCATCATGTTGAGCAGATCTCCAAAGGGTGACTCCTCTGGGTTGTCAAAGGCCAACAAGGCAAGCGTGCGCTCCATCTCGGTCAGGCACTCACGACTCTCCTCTCCCTGCTCCGCAAGCTGAGTCTGGGCAAACTCGAGGGCCGCCTCAGTCTCACGCAGACGAATCAGCTCAATcaggtgctgctgctgtagATGTGGGAACAAAATTGTTTGAATCATCCATTAATGTGATTAATGTGCAGCCGAACCTAAAAGAGGGATTCCTTTCTCACTTGGAGGTGGAAATACAGGTAACGATTTGCATCTAGCAGCTCCGGGTGAAGGCTGTTTAGAAGAGCGATGGCTTCTTGGATTTGCCCCTTCAAGATCATCTCCCGAATCTTTATCCGCTCGTCTAACGAATCAAGATCCACATTGGGGTCGATTCCGGATTCCATTCTGAACTTCTCGGCTGCTTCCTTAAAGCCCTCTAAAGAACCAagacacagacaaaccagctcTATATAAAAAGGGGAGCCTGACTTCCAAGTAAACAAGTAAAAGCTCCTTCCACCATACCTGTAACCAGGTAATTCATGATAAGCCTGTTCATGTCTGCTCTCTGTATGTGGACATTGTTGATTTTGTCCATCCATTCTTCTCTTGTTATGTCTTCTGGCTTTTCAGCATAACTCATCATGAAGTGAGCTACACAGACAGAACACTGGTTATTGGCAGAACATGAGTCGTTTTAGAACACGTGCATTAAAAGTCGAGCACAGAGAGTGTAAGTGCGCCGCCTGTTCCCAGAGAGCAGAACGCCTCGTTCATCTCACGGCCTTCTCGGGAACCATAACATTGAAGCCTGAGGTTCGACCGTAAACGACGAGCGTAGCATTGGCTCGATTCGCGACGCAAAACTCAAAACGAACAAGCGGAGTGAAAAGGTGCGTCCTGTTTCATCCCTTCCGGTGGCTACCAACGGTCAATCTGAGACGGGGAAATGTTAATATACCGTAAATAGTGTCTCCTCTCGAATGCAACGCAGGCGGACTAGCGCTCCAGCTGCGTTCTCGCGTTAGAAAACGAGACTCCGAGCGGCCGCTGTTGTGATTGGTTGGCGTGTCACGTGGTACCGCTAGCTTCTCATTACGTCACTGCATCGTTCACCGTTAGCCTCGTCTATCTGTCTCTAGCCCACTGGCTCAACTTTAAATCCATAAATGTAGATTCACTAGCAAGATGTCGAACaatgttgtttttcttcttttttttccataaaggCTATAAACTGTTAAATgatttgtatgaatatttttttagatttgacTGTATTTCTCTACATTTAATAACCCCCCTGTGAGGATTTGttatgcctgttttttttttttttataataataataattccacaAACAAAATAGAACACTCTATCTGCTGATGTTTAAATTGGAGGGATGCATGGCAAGCACAAGACGCTCATGGATATTAAATTATATGatcttgtattttgtattttgttattCGTAGCTATATTTCAAAATATCGCCGCTGTTgtctttaaattattttactgaCGTTGTCAGACTGATTGTGTTTCCTACTTATAATCAGGTATATAATATTACGTTATACTTCACATACTACGTTGTTTTAACCACAGACTAACAATTGTGAATCTGGGGACAAAAGTAAGGGTCAAGGTGCTTATTTTGTTCAAAAACCCTTTTCAGTGTAAAAATGAATGCACGCATTCATGTAATTAGGCATTTGATATTTTTAAGCCAACGTCATggaatattatttaaatatttaaaatactttaTATGATACCTATATTGAATTGCAAAACaacattataattattgttCACAAACATAACAACGACAGCGGACATATGGGGGGCAAAACACAGGGAAACATAAGCAAATAGCGTCAGGATTAACTGTACAATACAAACATTATGAACCAGTTGATCTATCTTTAAAGGTTTCCCTCATTACACTGGCGAGTGCGTCAGAGCTCATGTTGCCACGTCGGTCTTAATTAAGCGACTGTAGGGGACGTTTCGAATATGTGTCTTAGTTCTTCTTTACAAATTTCAtaaagtgaaaagaaagtgaaagtggttgtgaaacactgcagcacatcacacggtgacacgacgaaatgtgtcctctgcttttaaccatcaccattggtgagcagtgggcagccatgccaagcgcggggattctgattacgggtccgtttctttacccgctaggccaccactgccccattcgaGCTCAACAGACGTTATGGCTTTGTACATGTTTCTTTGTGCACATAGCTCCAACAACAGCgcatgtaatatataataatataataatgagaTTCGTCTCTGCAACCCGGCCGACGCCTTTTTCTCGCGAGACCTGGCAACCGTGAGCGTGACTCGTCTTGTCGTCGCCGCTGGCCGATCTTGAGGTCGGATCCACCACGAATGACTGCACGCCGCTCGTTGGGATGCGAGTGTAGCCGGGCGCCGCGTTTTTAGTCCAGCCCACGGTCTTCCCCCGCGCTCCAAGGCTACGCGGTGAGTCGGGAACAGGCGGCGTTGCCTTCAGCGCTTCGGCGTTCGCCGAGCGTTTATCTGGCCCGGGATTAAATGCCGAGGTCCTCGGCGGGGTTTAGCCTGCTAGCAG harbors:
- the slc17a9b gene encoding solute carrier family 17 member 9b isoform X1; this translates as MAILQKHGKNSGSDLASLREGDPDSFGPVGAHSQKKRAEATSYWPRPVARIWTAVLLLGTCLLYCARVAMPICAVTMADQFKWSKKESGMALGSFFWGYCFTQVIGGYVSDRVGGEKVMLLSAAAWGAMTAFTPVLAHFSSQPIISLTLGRFLVGLLQGVHYPSLASLCSQKVVESERGFLMSTVGSGSYLGTLVIGGAGSLMLDMYSWESVFYVSGFLALLWAYCMWKYLLKGEGPIITLESLGGGGTQPKMTRRNWLRLFKQPAVCAVIITHLCTASTFFTLLSWLPTYFKETFPDAKGWVFNVIPWLVAIPSSLFSGCLSDHLISQGFDTAVVRKLMQFFSMGVSSIFTLFLCGTNTFPMAVAFVSATMGFTTFSHSGVSVNVQDLAPSCAGALFGVMNTCGAFSGVIMVYFSGYLIEATASWTSVFALISLVNILGLATFLVFAEARRVDIDGLKARYHTIHI
- the slc17a9b gene encoding solute carrier family 17 member 9b isoform X2, whose translation is MARTPAQTWQVSERATRTASARSGRIRRRSGPRQLLTGRDLWRGYGRPSSCWAPACCTVPEWPCPSARSPWPTSSSGARRSRAWRSAASSGATASRRSSVATSATGGEKVMLLSAAAWGAMTAFTPVLAHFSSQPIISLTLGRFLVGLLQGVHYPSLASLCSQKVVESERGFLMSTVGSGSYLGTLVIGGAGSLMLDMYSWESVFYVSGFLALLWAYCMWKYLLKGEGPIITLESLGGGGTQPKMTRRNWLRLFKQPAVCAVIITHLCTASTFFTLLSWLPTYFKETFPDAKGWVFNVIPWLVAIPSSLFSGCLSDHLISQGFDTAVVRKLMQFFSMGVSSIFTLFLCGTNTFPMAVAFVSATMGFTTFSHSGVSVNVQDLAPSCAGALFGVMNTCGAFSGVIMVYFSGYLIEATASWTSVFALISLVNILGLATFLVFAEARRVDIDGLKARYHTIHI
- the gid8b gene encoding glucose-induced degradation protein 8-B homolog, whose translation is MMSYAEKPEDITREEWMDKINNVHIQRADMNRLIMNYLVTEGFKEAAEKFRMESGIDPNVDLDSLDERIKIREMILKGQIQEAIALLNSLHPELLDANRYLYFHLQQQHLIELIRLRETEAALEFAQTQLAEQGEESRECLTEMERTLALLAFDNPEESPFGDLLNMMQRQKVWSEVNQAVLDYENRESTPKLAKLLKLLLWAQSELDQKKVKYPKMTDLSKGTIEDPK